TGTTTATTGGCACGGCGACTGACCGAATCCGGCGTGCGTTTCATCGAAGTATCCCACAATCTGAACTTCTTGAACGGAACGGGTTGGGATACCCACAATCAGGGGCAACTGAAGCAGCATTTGCTGATCGAAGAATTGGATACCGCAATGGCAGCGTTGATCCGCGATTTGGAACAACGCAACCGATTGGATCGGACGTTGATCGTGATTGGGACCGAGTTCGGTCGGCCTGCGGAATTCGATGGCGGTGGCGGGCGTGGGCATCAAGGTTCGGCGTTCTCGATGGTGTTGGCTGGCGGCGGGCTTCGCCACCAAGGTGCGTATGGCACCACCGATGAACTGGCGAAAAAGATCGTCGATGGGCCTGTGTCGATGGCCGATTTTCATGCGACGATTTACGCCACGTTGGGCATCGACCCCACAAAGGTGCTCACGGGTGGCCCGCGACCGGTCCCCATCACCGACGACGGGAAACCGATCGCAAAATTGTTTGCGTAATCCATCCGAAACCGCGAAGCGAGCGATCACTTCGCGGTTTCAAAAATGATCAAATACGGCATGGCCGGTGTTCCCGCTTCGTCCTGGAAGCCGGTCAGCTTTGGCGTATTCACCAGAATCGAGTACGTTTTCCCCGCGTCCAGTTTCACCGGCAGAATACAGGTTTTCCCGTCGTCCAAAAATTTCGGCTTGCCGTTCAATGTCGGGAACGACTCCTTGGACACCATCCCCCAGGACCAAGTCCCGAGCTTCATCGGCTTGCTGAACACCACGCGAATTTCTCGAGTCGTCACCGGCACGCCTTGCGTTCCGGATTCCGGCATCGTCTTCACGACGACCGGCGGTGCCGATTGGAGCGAATATTCGTCGGCTTTCGCATGGCCCACGAAAAGAGTGCCGCACATCCCCAACACCATGATCATTTTGCGAATCATCGATTCTCCAGGTCTCGGGCTAGGACCGTCGCGAGTTTCGGGATAGAATTGTAACTTAGCAGATGGTTCGCTGAATCGGCTGAAATCTTTACTGAGAACTGGATCGATGATTCGATTTGGAACGCCCGCGCTGGTATTGGCCCCGATGGAAGGGGTGACCGATGCCCCGATGCGCGCCTTGATGGGGAAAATCGGCGCATTCGATTACGCCGTCTCCGAATTTTTCCGCATCAATTGGACGGTTCCACAACCCAAAGAATTGCTCCGTCACATTCCGGAACTGCGTCAATCGAGCCGCACGCCAACCAACCTTCCCGTGCAAGTTCAACTGCTGGGCGGCGATCCGGATCGGCTGGCGGCGGCGGCGGTAGTCGCGGTCCAACTCGGTGCCTGCGGAATCGACTTGAATTTCGGCTGCCCCGCGAAAACCGTCAACCGTCACGACGGCGGCGCAACCCTGTTGAAATTCCCGGATCGCATTCGCACGATTGTTCGCACGGTGCGGGATGCGGTCCCGCTTCCGATCCCTGTTTCCGCGAAAATGCGACTCGGTTGGGATACGCTGGATGCCATTCAAATCAATGCGGATCGTGCGATTGAAGGCGGCGCGTCGTGGATCACCATTCACGGGCGGACTCGCGCTGCGGGCTACGCGCCGCCAATCCATTGGGAACCGATTGGCGAACTTCGCAAGCGGAGTCCGATTCCAGTGATCGCTAATGGCGATATTTGGACGCTCGATGATTTTCGGCGCTGCCGAGACATCACGGGCTGCGAGCATTTCATGTTGGGGCGCGGCGCATTGGCCAACCCGCATCTGCCGCAAGCCGTCGCTCACGAATTGGGGACACGCTCCGCCCCCTGCCCGGATTCCCCCGTGAATTGGGAATTCTGGTTGACCCAGCTGCAATTCTGGTCGGAAGGATCGCCCCGACATCCGCCGCAGCTAATGATTCGCCGGTTCAAACAGTGGCTCAGCCTGGCCGCAGCGCATAGCGATTTCGCTCACTTCGACATCGTAAAGCGGGCGAAATCGGTTGAGGAACTGCTATCCGCACTCGCAAATCCGATAGCCGCTGCTTCTGGAATGCAAAGTCATCCGGAGTCGGCCACCAAATCGGAATTCGCCGATCTGGAGCCGACTTGCGATTGCTCAACCGCAGGGAATCCGGTTACGATGTGGATCGACGAATCGGTTCCGTGATTCCCGGTGCAATGCGCGCCAACCGGGCGTTCAGCGAAATCGCCGCGATCCATTGTGTCGGAACCTCATCCTCCGGATAAATCGCATTCGTAGGACATTCCGCAGCACAGGCACCACAATCGATGCAAACCTCCGGATCGATGACAAGCTGTTCACCCGCGTCATGGAACGCATCGGTGGGACAAACAACCACACAATCCGTTGACTTACAGCCAATACAGGGATCGGTCACAACCATTGCCATGGGGAAACTCCCATCTCGAAGACGCAATTGAACACCCGAAATGGGGATACCCGTTTCCGGCCAATGCTCGCCAAAATGGGAAAAAATGGAGGAATTTCCGGATGGAACACTCCAGCGCGGTTCTCTTGCATCGTCTTCAAGGCGGGGATGGCGAATCTGCAACCATCATCTGGAATCGCTATGTTCAACGCCTGACCCAACTGGTGCGGCGGCGATTGGGCCGGGGCGCGAATCCGATTATGGACGCGGATGACGCGGTCGCTTCCGCATTTCGCAGCTTTTTCCGTCGATCGCAGACCGCCGATTGGCAGGCGCAGCAACCCGGCGATTTGTGGCGACTATTGGCGACGATCACACGCCACAAATTATCCCGACAACTCCGGTGGCAATCCGCTCAGCGTCGGTCGCTGCCGGCCAACCTGATTCACTCAATTCCCATGGAATCGCTGGCCAACCGCAACGCGCCATCGCCGTTGGAATCGTTAATCGCATTGGATCTTCTGGAACAATGGCTGATGCCATTGGATCCCATCGATCGCCAAATCGTCGAAGCGCGATTGCAGGAAATGACCTGGGCGGAAATTGCCCAAACGACTGGGATTCCCGCGCGGACCGCTCAGCGTCGGCTCGCCCGCTGGATTGCCGTTTGGGAAGCGGCGATTCGGAAATCGGACACGCCCCAGGACTCACCCGCGACGGACTCGCCGAATGACTCGGACAATGCTCGGCGTGAAGCGACTTCGACTCACCTAGTCGCTTCGGCTGAACTGCGTGAACCGCTCCAACTCCCCGCACCGCAATTGGAATCGGTGTCGCTGGAACGCTATCGGTTGGTTCGTTGTTTGGGCCAAGGCGCAACCGGAAAAGTCTACGCCGCTTACGACCAAGTCACCGATGAAGCCGTGGCCGTGAAATTGCTCCGCCGCCCGATCTGGAGCGATCTCGCCGCAATGTCTCGATTCCAGCAAGAAGCCGAACTCTTGACACAGCTTCAACATCCGTCAATTATCCGCTTGCGTGCCATGGGGCAACTGCGTTCCGGCGGGTGGTTCCTGGTGATGCCAGCGTATCGGACCTACCCACGCCAATGGTCGCAACGTCCGCGCCAGCAACGACTTCGGGATCTCGTCGGAGTCGTCGATGCGTTAGCTGCCGCTCACCAACAAGGCATCGTGCATTGCGACTTGAAATGGAGTAATTTTCTGCTGGATGAATCGGATTCACCGATTCTCAGCGACTTCGGATTTGCACGACATCGGCGCGAATCGTCGGGAATGGATGGGGGTACGCCCGGATGGATGGCACCTGAGCAGCTCGATTCCCGTCTCGGCGAGATTTCGCCCGCAACCGATTGTTTCACCATGGGGTTGTTGCTGGCCGCCGCCTGGCTTGGGCGAGCCGTCGATTGGGAATCGAAGTTGCGAGCGTGGATGCGTGCCGATGCCCCGTGGCCGACGTGGTTGGAGGTTGCCGACTTGACGAACGGCCCGCCATCACTCCAACAAACGATTCGGGATTGCTTGCAAATCGATCCGCAACGCCGCCCGCAACACGCCGGTGAACTCGCGGCAATCTGGAAATCTTCGCTCTCCGAATGGGAATCCGCATGACAACGCGACTCCGCATCTGCCTGGGAATGGTCTTGGTGATTCTGGCGACCTGCCCGACAATCGGCTGGTCGCAGCCACCTCGGCGTGAAGTTCCAATCACCGAAATTCGCTTCCTGGATTCTGAGACGGGCGAAGGCATTCCGCTGATTGAGGCAATCAGCGTGAACTCGCTGCGCTGGGTCAGCGATAATGCCGGGCGAATTGCCATTCAGGAACCTGGTTGGGATGGGCAAGAGCGATTCTTCCAGCTTCGCACGCACGGCTACGAAATCCCCAAAGATGGCTTCGGAATCGCTGGCATTCGCGTGACGCTGAAGGCAACCACGCCAGCGATTGTGAAACTCCGTCGCGTCAATCTGGCAGAACGACTCTGTCGGCTGACCGGCGAAGGACTCTGGCGGGATTCGTGGATGCTGGGCTACCCCGTCCCGCGAATCGATCCCCAGCCGCGCGGACTAGTCGCTGGGCAAGACTCGATTCAAACCGCGCTCTATCGTGGGAAAATCCGTTGGTTTTGGGGCGATACCAGTCGATTGAGTTATCCGCTGGGGCTATTTCGGATGGCGGGTGCGGTAAGTGATCCGCCGGGAGATTCGGTCGATCTGCGAAATGGCATCGATTACCAGGTTTTCACGGATACGAACGGGTTTGCGCGTGCCATGATGCCGCTACCGGAACGTCCGGAAGGTGTGATTTGGCTTGATGGATACGTGGTGGTACCCGATGCGGAAGGCAAGGATGTGCTGATCGCCCACTATTCCCGTCGAAAAGGTCTCGCCGAAGAGTTGGAGCATGGCATCGCCCGCTATGCCGATGCGACCGATCGATTCGAAGTGATTCAAACTCGCCCGCTCACCGACACCTGGCGAGTTCCCCATGGGCACCCGATTATTCACGAAATCGACGGCAAAAAATGGTTGTATTGTGGGAATGGCGGCCTGAATGTTCGCGTGCCAGCGACGCTCTCGGCGATTTTGGATGCCAGCCAATATCAAGCGTTTCGCCGAGAGGGGAATCAATGGTCCTGGCAGTCGAAACAGCCCCCCACACAATCGGCAGATGATCTCGCGGCTCTGAAAGCAGGGACCCTTTCCGATTCAGCGGCATATTATGCACCGCGTGATGTGGAGAATCCCGATCAGCGGATTCAGTTGCATCACGGCAGCGTCCGCTGGAATCCGGCCCGCAAACGCTTTGTCATGGTGATTACGCAAATCATGGGCAAACCGTCCATGCTCGGCGAAATCTGGTATAGCGAATCCGATCAGCCGAATGGACCATTTCGCCACGCGATTCGCATTCTCACCCATGATCGCCAGACGTTTTACAACCCGTGCCATCATGATTTTCTGGATCGTGATGGCGGTCAGGTAATCCATTTTGAGGGAACGTACACGAGCGATTTTTCGGGGAATCCCGAGAAAACCGCTCGATACGACTACAATCAGATGCTTTATCGACTCGATCTGCGAAGCAAGCGAATGGCGTCGCTGCTCCAGCGAATGGACAAAGTCACCGATCCGAAACAATGACGTTCCCCCGGTTGAGCGTGAGCATCGCATCAACGGGGGGAATTCCGATCAATGCGAGCCAGGATTGACGGCCGATTTCGCATCCGGTGAAGCTGCATCGGCCACCGCATTTGCCGCCGGAGCGGGTGGATGCGGAACGGCTGCCGGTGACGCAACGGGTTGTGGTGTCGTCGTTTCGGTCGATTGCGGCGATTTCCGGAAGCGTTCGAGCAACACATAAAACACGGGCGTGAAGAAGATCCCGAACACGGTCACGCCCAACATGCCCGAGAAGACCGCTGTACCCAACGCCCGGCGCATCTCCGCCCCAGCCCCCTCGGCGATCACGAGCGGAACCACGCCCAAAATAAACGCAAACGAGGTCATCAAAATCGGCCGCAAGCGTTGCTTGGAGGCTTCCAGCGCCGCCTGATCTCGATTCATCCCCTCTTCGCGTTTCTGCTTGGCATATTCGACGATGAGAATCGCGTTTTTACAGGCCAAACCGACCAACACGACTAAGCCAATCTGCGTAAAGACGTTCAAATCCAATGCCGCCACCTGCAAGCCAATGACGGCACATAACAAACACATTGGCACAATTAACACCACGGCCAACGGAAGTAACCAACTCTCATATTGGGCCGCCAACACGAGAAAGGCCAATAATACACTCAGCCCGAAAATTAATAATGTCGTATTCCCCCGAAATTCAAAGACGCCGGGAATCGCAACACGCGTGTTGGCAGCCGCGACTTCTTGATATGCCATATCCGTCCACAGGAATGACATCCCTTGAGGGAGTTCACGTTTCGCCAGTGCTTCCATTCGAGCGATTGCATCCCCCGAGCTAATCATCGTGGGGATATTAAATCCGTTAATATCAGCGGCAGGTCGCATCTGGTAGCGATTCACTTTACTCGGACCGGCGATTCGCTCCACACGAATAAGGCCGGAAATCGGCACCATTTTGCCACTGGGCGATCGAACTTTGACCTGACGCAGATCCTCTTCGCGGGCGCGAAATTGTGCATCCGCCTGGACATTCACTTGCCAGTTTCGATTAAACTTGGTGAGGTCGTTGACATATAACGATCCGAAATAAATCTGTAAGGCTTGATTCACGGCTTGCACATCGATGCCCATTTTCTGGCAGCGACTGCGATCGACATGCACATACAATTGCGGGGCGGCTGAGCGAAACGTGCTGAAACTGCCCACAATTCCCGGCTCGCGCGTGGATGCTTCCACCAGGTTCCAGGTCATCCCTTCCAAGACCCCCAAGCCCAAACTCGCTTGATCCTGCACTTGCATCTTAAATCCGCCGGCATTCCCAAGCCCCAAAATCGGCGGAGCGCCGAAGGCTTGGATCATCCCTTCTTCAATCGTGGCTAATTTCGCATTCACTTCTTGTAGAATTTGATCCGCCGTGCGGCCTTTTCGCTCTTCAAATGGAGCTAACGAAAGATATGCGCCACCCGCATTCGAGATATTCGCCGACGCAAAAATGGAATAACCTGATAACGCCGTCACGTGGGCCACACCGGGTACCCCGCCACCATGATGATCGTCGAGCAACAATTCGGTCACCCGTTTCATCACAGCCTCGGTTCGCAACACAGATGCCCCGTCTGGCAGCGCGGCATTGACCACCAAATAGCCTTGATCTTGCTGAGGAATAAACCCCGAGGGGATGCTCATGAACCCGCGGCCCGTTTGCACCAGCAAGACGGCATACACCAGCAGAATCACAAGCGAAACGCGCATGAACACGCGAACGATCGCCCCATACACCGTCGTGACGCGATCGAACACCCAATTAAATAGTTGGAAAAATACCCTTAATCCGCGATTGATTCCCCAGGCAACCCCGTATCCGGGGATGGCAAGTGCCACCGTAATCAGAATTCCTTGCCAGAATTCTGGGATGGCCGCTGGCAGCATCGGGCGAAGCGATCCACCCAAAACGGAGTTGGCGATCCATCCCAACAGCAACGCTAATCCCAAGGGGGGCAACGGGTTGCGTGGCGAGGACTGTTTCGCATCGTGATTGTGATGCGGCTTCAGCAGAATCGGACACAACGCGGGCGACAAGGTAAGTGAATTAAATGCGGAAATCAATGTGGATACCGCAACCGTGACCGCAAATTGCTTAAAGAATTGGCCGGTGATTCCTGGAATAAATGCTGCCGGGAGAAACACCGCTGTCAACACCAAGGAGACACCGATAATCGCTCCAGCGACCTCCGAGAGTGCTTTTTCCGTGGCGGCTAACGGTGCCAATCCCCGAGCCATGTGAAATTCAACGGCTTCGACCACAACAATCGCATCATCGACCACAATTCCAATCGCCAACACCAGTCCAAATAACGTGAGGTTGTTGATCGAGTAGCCCAACATTGCCATGGCACCAAATGTCCCGATTAACGCAACAGGGACCGCCAACATCGGAATTAACGCAGCTCGCCAATTCTGGAGGAAGACCATCACCACAATGGCGACTAACACGATTGCCTCAAATAACGTGTGAACCACGGCTTCGACCGAGGCGGAGACGAATGTCGTCGGATCGAAAACGATGTCATACGCAATCCCTTCCGGGAAGGTTTCTTTGAGGCGTTCCATCGTTTCGCGGACCAGTTGAGCGGTCTCAAAGGCATTAGCACCGGGCAATTGAAAAATCGGCAGACCGACCGAGGGACGGCCATCTAACATTGCAGCCGAATCATATGATCGGGCACCGAATTCCACACGACCAACATCTTTCACACGAATGAGTTGTTCATCTTTTCCGGCCCGAATCACGATATTTGCGAATTCTGCTTCTTCGAGTAATCGCCCTTGGGTGTTGATGACCAACTGAAACGGCTGGTTGCTTGGCGCGGGTTGTTGGCCAATCTGACCCGCCGCGACTTGCTGATTCTGACTGCGAATCGCCGCCGCAACTTCTTCTGCCGATAGGTTTAACGACGCCATCCGATTCGGATCCAGCCAGATCCGCATCGAGTATTCGCGTTCACCGAACATGAAGACATCGCCGACACCCTTGATTCGGGCCAGCTCATCTTTCACATTCATTCGGGCGAAATTACTTACCGTTAACTGATCGAGTTTAGGCTGTTTTGTCTGCGGATCTTCTGGCGAATACACCGTGACCACTAACAGAATTGCCGTCGATTGTTTCTTGGTAATCACACCAATTTGCTTCACAACATCGGGCAGTTTTGGTTGCGCGATGGCCACCCGATTTTGCACCAACACCTGTGCGATATCGGGATCAGTTCCCACGGCAAAGGTCACGGTCAACCGCAAGGCACCGTCATTGGTACATTGCGATTCCATGTATAACATATTTTCGACACCGTTGATTTGCTCCTCAATTGGGAACGCAACCGTATCCGCAACCGTTTGTGCGTTTGCACCGGGATAGGTCGCTGTCACCACCACTTGCGGCGGGACCACATCCGGATATTGAGAGATTGGCAGCGCAGTTAAGGCAATCCCGCCGATTAACAACACAACCAACGATAACACGATCGCAAAGATCGGCCTGTGGATAAAAAAATGGGCGATTCCACCGCGATCACTCTGGTGGGTGAGAATTGCGTGACTCATCGGATATACTCGAGACTGAGAATCGTTGGAGATAACGCCATTTAGAATCGTTGGAATCCAACTGATTTACTTGGAGCTGACGAGTTTCGGATTCACTTTCATTCCAGGCCGAACCCGAAGCAAACCATTTACGATGACGCGATCGTTGGCCGTGATCCCGCTTAAAATTTCTTGCATGCCGTCGCGCACTTCACCGAGCGTCACTTTGCGTTGTTCCACTTCGTCGGCAGGATTGACGACGTAGACGAATTTCTGCGTTTGTTGGCTGCCAATCGCAAGTTCGGTGATCAACAATCGACGACGAGCCGGGCCAGCTTCGACCCGCACCCGAACCGAATCGCCAGGGGTCAGAAACCCATCGTCGTTATCGAAAACGCCACGAATTGGGCGAGTCCCGGTATCGCGATCGATAATCGGATCAATGTAATCCACCACCCCAGCGCGCTCGGGTAATTCAGGAGAATTGAGTCGAATCCAACACTTTAATTGTTGAGCTGTGCGCGGATTTGGAATGGTCTTGGTGTTATAAATCCGTTCACGGTACCATAACGATGTTAATTCATCGACATCCCAGAATCCATAAATGGGCGAAACGCTGGTCACCCGTGTCAGCAGTGTCGTGCCTGCGGTGACTAAGTTCCCTTCTGTAATCTCCGTCCGCCCGACGAGTCCGGTGGTTTCGGTGCGAATCACAGTATTTTTCAAATCAAATTCGGCCTGTGTGACTTCTGCATTGGCGATTGCGAGTTCCCCCTCGGCGCTCGCCAAATTCGCCACGGCACGATCCCGTTCTTCTTCGCTCACGGCTTTGGTTTTGAACAATCCTTGCACACGAGCCTCTTCCAATTGAGCACGTTTCAGACTCGCCTTCACTTGCAGAACGTGTCCCTTGGCTTTGTCCAACGTCGCTTGATACGGAATCGGGTCGATCTCGTATAACGCCTCGCCCGCTTTGACTTTTTGGCCTTCCTGGAAATAGATTTTCTTCAAATATCCACCGACCTGCGCTCGAACCTCTTGATCTTTCACGGCCTTTAATTGCCCGATGAATTCAAAGTAAGAGGCCAATTCTTTTTCAACGGGATAATCCACAGACACGGGTGGCGGTTCAGGTGGCGTCAATCCCGGTGGAGCTTTCTGACAACCCAGATTGCCAATCATGGTTATCAACGCCAAACCACCCAGCAGTC
This DNA window, taken from Tuwongella immobilis, encodes the following:
- a CDS encoding tRNA dihydrouridine synthase, whose protein sequence is MIRFGTPALVLAPMEGVTDAPMRALMGKIGAFDYAVSEFFRINWTVPQPKELLRHIPELRQSSRTPTNLPVQVQLLGGDPDRLAAAAVVAVQLGACGIDLNFGCPAKTVNRHDGGATLLKFPDRIRTIVRTVRDAVPLPIPVSAKMRLGWDTLDAIQINADRAIEGGASWITIHGRTRAAGYAPPIHWEPIGELRKRSPIPVIANGDIWTLDDFRRCRDITGCEHFMLGRGALANPHLPQAVAHELGTRSAPCPDSPVNWEFWLTQLQFWSEGSPRHPPQLMIRRFKQWLSLAAAHSDFAHFDIVKRAKSVEELLSALANPIAAASGMQSHPESATKSEFADLEPTCDCSTAGNPVTMWIDESVP
- a CDS encoding indolepyruvate ferredoxin oxidoreductase subunit alpha — translated: MAMVVTDPCIGCKSTDCVVVCPTDAFHDAGEQLVIDPEVCIDCGACAAECPTNAIYPEDEVPTQWIAAISLNARLARIAPGITEPIRRSTS
- a CDS encoding Ig-like domain-containing protein: MIRKMIMVLGMCGTLFVGHAKADEYSLQSAPPVVVKTMPESGTQGVPVTTREIRVVFSKPMKLGTWSWGMVSKESFPTLNGKPKFLDDGKTCILPVKLDAGKTYSILVNTPKLTGFQDEAGTPAMPYLIIFETAK
- a CDS encoding efflux RND transporter periplasmic adaptor subunit, coding for MLIHRLRLLGGLALITMIGNLGCQKAPPGLTPPEPPPVSVDYPVEKELASYFEFIGQLKAVKDQEVRAQVGGYLKKIYFQEGQKVKAGEALYEIDPIPYQATLDKAKGHVLQVKASLKRAQLEEARVQGLFKTKAVSEEERDRAVANLASAEGELAIANAEVTQAEFDLKNTVIRTETTGLVGRTEITEGNLVTAGTTLLTRVTSVSPIYGFWDVDELTSLWYRERIYNTKTIPNPRTAQQLKCWIRLNSPELPERAGVVDYIDPIIDRDTGTRPIRGVFDNDDGFLTPGDSVRVRVEAGPARRRLLITELAIGSQQTQKFVYVVNPADEVEQRKVTLGEVRDGMQEILSGITANDRVIVNGLLRVRPGMKVNPKLVSSK
- a CDS encoding sigma-70 family RNA polymerase sigma factor, which translates into the protein MEHSSAVLLHRLQGGDGESATIIWNRYVQRLTQLVRRRLGRGANPIMDADDAVASAFRSFFRRSQTADWQAQQPGDLWRLLATITRHKLSRQLRWQSAQRRSLPANLIHSIPMESLANRNAPSPLESLIALDLLEQWLMPLDPIDRQIVEARLQEMTWAEIAQTTGIPARTAQRRLARWIAVWEAAIRKSDTPQDSPATDSPNDSDNARREATSTHLVASAELREPLQLPAPQLESVSLERYRLVRCLGQGATGKVYAAYDQVTDEAVAVKLLRRPIWSDLAAMSRFQQEAELLTQLQHPSIIRLRAMGQLRSGGWFLVMPAYRTYPRQWSQRPRQQRLRDLVGVVDALAAAHQQGIVHCDLKWSNFLLDESDSPILSDFGFARHRRESSGMDGGTPGWMAPEQLDSRLGEISPATDCFTMGLLLAAAWLGRAVDWESKLRAWMRADAPWPTWLEVADLTNGPPSLQQTIRDCLQIDPQRRPQHAGELAAIWKSSLSEWESA
- a CDS encoding efflux RND transporter permease subunit — its product is MSHAILTHQSDRGGIAHFFIHRPIFAIVLSLVVLLIGGIALTALPISQYPDVVPPQVVVTATYPGANAQTVADTVAFPIEEQINGVENMLYMESQCTNDGALRLTVTFAVGTDPDIAQVLVQNRVAIAQPKLPDVVKQIGVITKKQSTAILLVVTVYSPEDPQTKQPKLDQLTVSNFARMNVKDELARIKGVGDVFMFGEREYSMRIWLDPNRMASLNLSAEEVAAAIRSQNQQVAAGQIGQQPAPSNQPFQLVINTQGRLLEEAEFANIVIRAGKDEQLIRVKDVGRVEFGARSYDSAAMLDGRPSVGLPIFQLPGANAFETAQLVRETMERLKETFPEGIAYDIVFDPTTFVSASVEAVVHTLFEAIVLVAIVVMVFLQNWRAALIPMLAVPVALIGTFGAMAMLGYSINNLTLFGLVLAIGIVVDDAIVVVEAVEFHMARGLAPLAATEKALSEVAGAIIGVSLVLTAVFLPAAFIPGITGQFFKQFAVTVAVSTLISAFNSLTLSPALCPILLKPHHNHDAKQSSPRNPLPPLGLALLLGWIANSVLGGSLRPMLPAAIPEFWQGILITVALAIPGYGVAWGINRGLRVFFQLFNWVFDRVTTVYGAIVRVFMRVSLVILLVYAVLLVQTGRGFMSIPSGFIPQQDQGYLVVNAALPDGASVLRTEAVMKRVTELLLDDHHGGGVPGVAHVTALSGYSIFASANISNAGGAYLSLAPFEERKGRTADQILQEVNAKLATIEEGMIQAFGAPPILGLGNAGGFKMQVQDQASLGLGVLEGMTWNLVEASTREPGIVGSFSTFRSAAPQLYVHVDRSRCQKMGIDVQAVNQALQIYFGSLYVNDLTKFNRNWQVNVQADAQFRAREEDLRQVKVRSPSGKMVPISGLIRVERIAGPSKVNRYQMRPAADINGFNIPTMISSGDAIARMEALAKRELPQGMSFLWTDMAYQEVAAANTRVAIPGVFEFRGNTTLLIFGLSVLLAFLVLAAQYESWLLPLAVVLIVPMCLLCAVIGLQVAALDLNVFTQIGLVVLVGLACKNAILIVEYAKQKREEGMNRDQAALEASKQRLRPILMTSFAFILGVVPLVIAEGAGAEMRRALGTAVFSGMLGVTVFGIFFTPVFYVLLERFRKSPQSTETTTPQPVASPAAVPHPPAPAANAVADAASPDAKSAVNPGSH